A section of the Ovis canadensis isolate MfBH-ARS-UI-01 breed Bighorn chromosome 1, ARS-UI_OviCan_v2, whole genome shotgun sequence genome encodes:
- the LOC138446866 gene encoding 3 beta-hydroxysteroid dehydrogenase/Delta 5-->4-isomerase — MAGWSCLVTGGGGFLGRRIICLLVEEKDLQEIRVLDKVFRPEVREEFSKLQSKIKLTLLEGDILDEQCLKRAFQGISVVIHTASVIDVRNAVPRETIMNVNVKGTQLLLEACVQASVPVFIHTSTIEVAGPNSYREIIQDGHEEEHHESAWFSPYPYSKKLAEKAVLEANGWALKNGSTLYTCALRPMYIYGEGSPFLSAYMHGALKNNGILTNYCKFSRVNPVYVGNVAWAHILALRALRDPKKVPNIQGQFYYISDDTPHQSYDDLNYTLSKEWGFCLDSRMSLPISLQYWLAFLLEIVSFLLSPIYKYHPCFNRHLVTLCNSVFTFSYKKAQQDLGYEPLYTWEEAKQKTKEWIGSLVKQHKETLKTKIH, encoded by the exons ATGGCGGGGTGGAGCTGCCTTGTGACTGGAGGAGGAGGATTTCTGGGCCGGAGGATCATCTGCCTGTTGGTGGAGGAGAAGGATCTGCAGGAAATCCGGGTGCTAGACAAAGTCTTCAGACCAGAAGTTCGGGAGGAATTTTCTA AGCTCCAGAGCAAGATCAAGCTGACCCTGCTGGAAGGAGACATTCTGGATGAGCAGTGCCTGAAGAGGGCCTTCCAGGGCATCTCGGTGGTCATCCACACCGCCTCTGTCATTGACGTCAGGAATGCTGTCCCTCGAGAGACCATCATGAACGTCAATGTGAAAG GTACCCAGCTGCTGCTGGAGGCCTGTGTCCAGGCTAGCGTGCCAGTCTTTATCCACACCAGCACCATAGAGGTGGCTGGGCCCAACTCCTACAGGGAGATCATCCAAGACGGCCATGAAGAAGAGCATCATGAATCGGCATGGTTCTCTCCATACCCATACAGCAAGAAGCTTGCCGAGAAGGCTGTGCTGGAAGCTAATGGGTGGGCTCTGAAGAATGGCAGCACCTTGTACACTTGTGCCTTGAGGCCCATGTACATCTACGGGGAGGGGAGCCCATTCCTTTCTGCCTACATGCATGGAGCCTTGAAGAACAACGGCATCCTGACCAATTACTGCAAGTTTTCCAGAGTCAACCCAGTCTATGTTGGCAATGTGGCCTGGGCCCACATTCTGGCCTTGAGGGCCCTGCGGGACCCCAAAAAGGTCCCGAACATCCAAGGACAGTTCTACTACATCTCAGATGACACACCACACCAAAGCTACGATGACCTCAATTACACTTTGAGCAAAGAATGGGGCTTCTGCCTGGATTCCCGGATGAGCCTTCCTATTTCTCTGCAGTACTGGCTTGCCTTCCTGCTGGAAATAGTGAGCTTCCTGCTCAGTCCAATTTACAAATACCACCCCTGCTTCAACCGCCACCtagtgactctttgcaacagtgTGTTCACCTTCTCCTATAAGAAAGCTCAGCAAGATCTGGGGTATGAGCCCCTCTACACTTGGGAGGAAGCCAAGCAGAAAACCAAGGAATGGATTGGCTCCCTGGTGAAACAGCACAAAGAGACCCTGAAAACAAAGATTCACTGA